In the Juglans microcarpa x Juglans regia isolate MS1-56 chromosome 6D, Jm3101_v1.0, whole genome shotgun sequence genome, one interval contains:
- the LOC121235014 gene encoding hydroxyproline O-galactosyltransferase GALT6-like, which yields MKRGKFEKYDMFVSLSRQRSIQILIGAGLLYMLLVSLEIPFVFRTGFGVVSQEALSRPFRLESEEDLEERGAPTRPNKLISLNSLQPTQSRPIEYRMLSGLAFDQKTFKSGRGDAASALYKSAAVAWEVGKTIWGEIESGKAKVIVKNIQNRSVEQCPHSVSLSGSDLLTRKQVMVLPCGLTLGSHVTLVGKPRPAHAEHEPKIALVKDEEDAVMVSQFMVELQGLKIVEGEDPPRVLHFNPRLKGDWSGKPVIELNTCYRMQWGSALRCEGWKSKAEEETVDGQVKCEKWIRDDDGRSEESKATWWLNRLIGRTKKVTVDWPYPFAEGKLFVLTLTAGLEGYHVNVDGRHVISFPYRTGFTLEDATGLSVMGDVDIHSVFAASLPSSHPSFSPQRHLEFSNRWKAPPLPDGDVELFIGILSAGNHFAERMAVRKSWMQHKLIKSSTVVARFFVALNGRKEVNVELKKEAEFFGDIVIVPYMDNYDLVVLKTVAICEYGVRTVSAKYIMKCDDDTFVRVDAVFNEAKKVPEGRSLYIGNINYYHKPLRYGKWAVTYEEWPEEDYPPYANGPGYILSSDIAHFIVSEFERHKLRMFKMEDVSMGMWVEQFNSTKSVVYVHSLKFCQFGCIEDYYTAHYQSPRQITCMWAKLQTQGRPRCCDMR from the exons ATGAAGAGGGGAAAATTCGAAAAGTACGACATGTTTGTATCTCTGAGCAGGCAGAGATCGATTCAGATTCTGATCGGAGCGGGGCTTTTGTATATGCTTCTGGTGTCCCTTGAAATCCCATTCGTTTTCAGAACTGGGTTCGGTGTTGTGTCCCAGGAAGCTCTCTCCCGGCCCTTTCGGCTTGAGTCCGAGGAGGACTTGGAAGAACGAGGAGCGCCTACTCGCCCCAACAAACTCATATCCCTTAACTCACTCCAGCCGACTCAGTCTCGACCCATCGAGTACAGGATGTTATCTGGATTGGCGTTCGATCAGAAGACTTTCAAGTCGGGTCGCGGGGACGCGGCTTCAGCGCTTTACAAGTCGGCGGCGGTGGCATGGGAAGTGGGGAAAACGATCTGGGGAGAGATTGAATCAGGAAAGGCTAAAGTTATCGTCAAAAATATCCAGAACCGGTCGGTGGAGCAGTGCCCCCATTCGGTTTCGCTATCCGGGTCGGATTTATTGACGCGGAAGCAAGTCATGGTGCTACCCTGCGGGCTCACATTGGGATCGCACGTAACTTTGGTTGGAAAGCCGAGGCCGGCACATGCTGAACACGAGCCCAAGATAGCGCTGGTGAAGGACGAGGAGGACGCGGTGATGGTGTCGCAGTTTATGGTGGAGTTGCAGGGCTTGAAGATTGTTGAGGGCGAGGACCCGCCCAGAGTTTTGCATTTCAATCCGAGGTTGAAAGGGGACTGGAGCGGAAAGCCCGTGATTGAGCTCAATACTTGCTATAGGATGCAGTGGGGCTCGGCGTTAAGGTGCGAGGGGTGGAAGTCAAAGGCTGAAGAAGAAACCG TTGATGGTCAGGTGAAGTGTGAGAAGTGGATTCGAGATGATGATGGAAGATCAGAGGAGTCTAAGGCAACATGGTGGTTGAATCGGCTAATAGGCCGAACAAAAAAGGTTACTGTTGACTGGCCATACCCATTTGCAGAGGGCAAGCTATTTGTTCTAACTCTTACTGCTGGATTGGAGGGGTATCATGTTAATGTTGACGGGAGGCATGTCATCTCTTTTCCTTATCGCACT GGATTTACTCTGGAGGATGCCACTGGGCTATCAGTGATGGGGGATGTTGATATCCACTCAGTATTTGCTGCCTCTTTACCTAGTTCACATCCTAGTTTTTCTCCACAACGACATCTTGAGTTTTCAAACAGATGGAAGGCTCCACCACTTCCAGATGGGGATGTGGAGCTTTTCATTGGTATTCTTTCAGCTGGCAACCACTTTGCCGAACGGATGGCTGTAAGGAAGTCCTGGATGCAGCATAAGCTTATCAAATCTTCAACAGTGGTAGCTCGTTTCTTTGTAGCACTG AACGGAAGAAAAGAAGTGAATGTTGAATTGAAGAAAGAAGCAGAGTTCTTTGGAGATATTGTTATTGTCCCTTACATGGACAATTATGATCTCGTAGTGTTGAAAACTGTTGCCATCTGTGAATATGGG GTTCGCACAGTATCTGCGAAGTATATCATGAAGTGTGATGATGACACATTTGTGAGAGTAGATGCAGTTTTTAATGAAGCAAAGAAAGTGCCCGAGGGTAGGAGCTTGTACATTGGAAACATAAATTACTACCATAAGCCCTTGCGCTATGGTAAATGGGCAGTAACATATGAG GAGTGGCCAGAAGAAGATTATCCACCATATGCAAATGGACCAGGCTATATTTTGTCATCTGACATTGCACACTTCATTGTATCAGAGTTTGAAAGACATAAATTAAGG ATGTTTAAAATGGAAGATGTGAGTATGGGAATGTGGGTGGAGCAATTCAACAGCACGAAATCGGTTGTGTATGTGCATAGCTTGAAGTTCTGCCAGTTTGGGTGCATAGAAGATTATTATACAGCCCATTACCAGTCCCCAAGGCAGATAACGTGCAT